The following are encoded together in the Populus trichocarpa isolate Nisqually-1 chromosome 5, P.trichocarpa_v4.1, whole genome shotgun sequence genome:
- the LOC7466849 gene encoding GDSL esterase/lipase At1g09390 has protein sequence MISHSPLLSQPLSHFLLLLLLPLFFTSVASQCKNPPIIFNFGDSNSDTGGLVAGLGFPVNLPNGRTFFHRSTGRLSDGRLLIDFLCQSLNASFLSPYLDSLGGSGFTNGANFAVVGSSTLPKYVPFSLNIQLMQFLHFKARTLELVTAGFGNFITDEGLRNALYIIDIGQNDIADSFSKNMSYAQVTKRIPSVILEIENAVKVLYNQGGRKFWIHNTGPLGCLPQKLSLVQKKDLDPIGCISDYNRAAGLFNEGLRRLCERMRSQLSGATIVYVDIYSIKYDLIANSSKYGFSSPLMACCGSGGPPYNYDIRLTCSQPGYQVCDEGSRYVNWDGIHYTEAANSIIASKVLSMAHSSPSIPFDFFCRN, from the exons ATGATCTCTCACTCTCCACTTCTCTCTCAACCTCTCTcccactttcttcttcttcttcttcttccattgtTTTTCACTTCAGTTGCTTCTCAATGCAAGAACCCACCAATTATCTTCAACTTTGGAGACTCTAACTCTGACACTGGAGGACTAGTTGCTGGACTTGGTTTCCCTGTCAATCTCCCTAATGGCCGTACATTCTTTCATAGATCAACTGGTAGATTATCTGATGGAAGGCTCCTGATTGACTTCCTTT gtCAAAGCTTGAATGCTAGCTTTCTAAGCCCATACCTGGACTCATTGGGGGGGTCCGGGTTCACAAATGGTGCCAACTTTGCAGTTGTCGGCTCTTCTACTCTCCCTAAATATGTACCCTTCTCGTTGAACATTCAACTAATGCAGTTCCTTCATTTCAAAGCTCGCACTCTTGAACTTGTCACTGCTG GTTTTGGAAATTTCATCACCGATGAAGGGCTCCGAAATGCACTTTACATTATTGACATTGGTCAAAATGACATTGCTGATTCATTCTCCAAAAATATGTCTTATGCACAAGTAACCAAAAGGATTCCCTCCGTCATTTTAGAGATTGAAAATGCTGTGAAG GTTTTATACAATCAAGGAGGCAGAAAATTTTGGATACATAACACTGGACCGCTAGGCTGTCTCCCTCAAAAACTTTCACTAGTTCAGAAGAAGGATCTGGATCCAATTGGATGTATTTCAGATTACAACAGGGCAGCAGGATTGTTCAATGAAGGACTGCGTCGATTATGTGAAAGGATGAGGTCTCAATTGTCCGGAGCAACTATAGTCTATGTAGATATCTACTCAATCAAATACGATCTCATTGCCAACTCCTCCAAATATG GTTTTTCGAGTCCATTGATGGCATGTTGCGGTTCTGGAGGACCTCCCTACAACTATGATATAAGACTAACATGCAGTCAACCTGGCTATCAGGTCTGCGACGAAGGATCCCGATATGTAAATTGGGATGGAATCCATTACACTGAAGCAGCTAATTCGATCATAGCCTCCAAAGTGCTGTCAATGGCTCACTCTTCACCGAGCATTCCATTTGATTTCTTCTGCCGCAATTGA
- the LOC18098502 gene encoding WAT1-related protein At1g09380 has product MDMADVLPFLAMVIVQFGYAGMNITSKLAMDSGMKPLVLVGYRQIFATIAMVPFAYFFEWKTRPKITMSLLLQIFICSLTGVTGNQVFYFIGLENSTPTIGCALTNILPAVTFILAVLFRQESVGIKKTSGQAKLLGTIVCVGGAMLLSFYHGHMINIGESSIHWNYADSTGNSSTDKKSNLVLGSLFIIASAVSWAIWFTVQAKVSLKFPAPYTCTLLMCFMGSIECGVIGIGANHKVSEWSLRSPGRLIAALYAGIVCSALAFSLTSWSIQRKGALYVSVFSPLLLVIVAVLSWALLHEKIYVGTAVGSILIVAGLYAVLWGKDKELKEEIEETKVMKIGNKEWNNHDLELQLHAISNGNRN; this is encoded by the exons ATGGATATGGCAGATGTTTTGCCATTCTTGGCTATGGTTATAGTCCAGTTTGGCTATGCAGGCATGAATATTACATCAAAGCTTGCAATGGATTCAGGCATGAaaccacttgttcttgttggttATAGGCAAATCTTTGCCACCATTGCAATGGTCCCCTTTGCTTATTTCTTTGAGTG gAAAACTAGGCCCAAGATCACCATGTCTTTGCTGCTTCAGATTTTCATATGTTCTCTTACAGG TGTAACGGGAAAccaggttttttattttattgggctAGAAAATTCCACCCCCACAATTGGATGTGCATTGACCAACATACTCCCTGCAGTGACTTTCATTCTTGCAGTTCTTTTCAG ACAGGAATCAGTGGGAATCAAGAAGACATCAGGGCAAGCTAAGCTGTTAGGGACAATAGTATGTGTAGGAGGAGCCATGTTGTTGTCATTCTACCATGGTCACATGATCAATATAGGTGAGTCAAGTATTCATTGGAACTATGCAGATAGTACCGGAAATAGCAGTACCGACAAGAAATCGAACTTAGTCCTGGGATCCTTATTTATAATTGCTAGTGCTGTTTCTTGGGCAATATGGTTCACCGTCCAA GCGAAAGTGAGCTTGAAGTTTCCAGCTCCTTACACATGCACCTTATTGATGTGTTTCATGGGCAGCATTGAATGTGGAGTGATCGGCATCGGTGCCAATCACAAAGTATCCGAGTGGTCATTGCGATCTCCTGGCAGGCTTATTGCAGCTCTGTATGCA GGAATCGTGTGTTCCGCACTAGCGTTTTCCCTCACTTCATGGAGTATTCAAAGGAAAGGAGCACTCTACGTCTCAGTCTTCAGTCCCTTGTTGCTTGTTATAGTAGCTGTTTTGAGTTGGGCATTGCTTCATGAGAAGATATATGTCGGAAC TGCTGTAGGGTCGATCTTGATCGTCGCTGGGCTCTACGCGGTTCTCTGGGGGAAGGATAAGGAATTGAAGGAGGAGATCGAAGAGACGAAGGTGATGAAGATAGGCAATAAAGAGTGGAATAACCATGACcttgaattacaattacatgCAATTTCAAATGGCAATAGAAATTAA